One genomic segment of Methanothermobacter tenebrarum includes these proteins:
- a CDS encoding coenzyme F420-0:L-glutamate ligase, with product MDKYRVIPVKTGYIKPNEGLDELIDKAGPIVDDGDYLVISETPVAISQGRIVDESEYEPSFLAFLLADVWSKYIWGYLLGPLFGVKKRTIRNLRRLPKEARAHKEVVLRYYGIKHALKPGSEAGIDLSNLPGTLVALLPENPKSVSEDIARSIKDGYGKDVTVIIVDTDATYKLMGYYFTPLPCAVDGIKSDTGFWGYLLGRFSDTILPTPIAVSRRINIDIIFEIAKVAEDYHKNREEHIETVYDMEKIFKEEKDKITIRSLESIEHVPALIIREI from the coding sequence ATGGATAAATATAGGGTCATTCCAGTGAAAACGGGGTATATAAAGCCTAATGAGGGTTTGGATGAACTTATAGATAAGGCTGGTCCGATAGTCGATGATGGGGATTATCTTGTAATTTCTGAGACGCCAGTCGCCATATCACAGGGGCGTATAGTTGATGAATCAGAGTATGAACCATCTTTTTTAGCTTTTTTACTTGCGGATGTGTGGTCTAAATATATTTGGGGTTACCTCCTGGGGCCATTGTTTGGGGTGAAAAAGAGGACAATAAGAAATTTGAGAAGACTTCCAAAGGAGGCTAGGGCCCACAAAGAGGTTGTGCTCAGATATTATGGTATTAAGCATGCTTTGAAGCCTGGTTCTGAGGCTGGTATTGATTTGAGTAATCTTCCAGGGACTTTAGTAGCTCTCTTACCAGAGAATCCTAAGAGTGTTTCAGAGGATATTGCCAGGAGCATAAAGGATGGTTATGGTAAGGATGTTACAGTTATTATAGTTGATACTGATGCCACCTACAAGTTGATGGGATATTATTTCACTCCCTTGCCATGTGCCGTTGATGGTATAAAATCTGATACTGGATTTTGGGGTTATCTCCTTGGAAGATTCTCAGATACAATATTACCAACACCAATTGCAGTTTCAAGGAGGATTAACATAGATATTATATTTGAGATAGCTAAGGTTGCAGAAGATTATCATAAAAACCGTGAGGAACATATTGAAACGGTCTATGATATGGAGAAAATCTTTAAGGAAGAAAAGGATAAGATAACTATTAGAAGTCTTGAATCAATTGAACATGTGCCTGCACTTATAATCAGAGAAATTTAA